The following are from one region of the Gryllotalpicola protaetiae genome:
- a CDS encoding alcohol dehydrogenase catalytic domain-containing protein — translation MRTALIHRYGGPEVLQVEDMPEPQPNAGEAIVAVIASTINPVDVKTRTPGTVQQVPGFPAVLGWDIAGILLHAPAESSS, via the coding sequence ATGAGAACCGCACTCATCCACCGTTACGGCGGACCAGAAGTGCTGCAAGTCGAGGACATGCCTGAACCGCAGCCGAATGCCGGAGAGGCGATCGTTGCCGTGATTGCCTCGACCATCAACCCCGTCGATGTCAAGACCCGTACACCCGGCACCGTCCAGCAGGTTCCTGGTTTCCCGGCCGTCCTCGGCTGGGACATCGCGGGAATCCTGCTTCACGCACCTGCCGAGTCCTCCTCGTAA
- a CDS encoding MFS transporter, with amino-acid sequence MTGASVLRSTVGRSLWPTAAWFWALQFAVLNPLLAVLLVALYDATPTQLGLTLGAYNIGGFIASLVIPAAADRSGDYLRPLLICGICGVAMVIALAVTTALPVALLALVLLGGPPGVGSTLLFAQLRHDGASPSRVIRTRAIVSFAWVVGPPLATACTGAFGNGSALWLLAGIGVVNVATALLLHRARPRGASEAGPQVSRPPILTQLRGWGRWGTVSAFLVLQVTNIATVTVTTLFVTVQMHAPVLWAGLILGAAALMEIPALLIIGRIHTRMAARTLILISCVVGVAYYALAAGAQNTWQLLILQPLNAWFFATVAGVGLTVFQDVFPSPGLASGLFANTRRIGAVLSGLLIAALAVFPDTYRSVYTAAAILVTVALFGYAVAAYPPRANATGADAQ; translated from the coding sequence GTGACGGGTGCCTCGGTGCTCAGATCCACGGTCGGCCGGTCGTTGTGGCCTACTGCTGCCTGGTTCTGGGCGTTGCAGTTCGCGGTATTGAACCCGCTGCTTGCGGTCCTGCTGGTTGCTCTCTATGACGCCACTCCGACACAGCTCGGTTTGACGCTCGGCGCGTACAACATCGGCGGGTTCATCGCGTCGCTGGTGATCCCGGCCGCCGCCGACAGATCGGGCGACTATCTCCGCCCTTTGCTGATCTGCGGGATCTGCGGTGTCGCGATGGTCATCGCCCTCGCCGTGACGACGGCACTGCCGGTCGCGTTGCTTGCACTCGTGCTCCTCGGGGGTCCACCGGGGGTTGGCTCCACGCTCCTGTTCGCTCAGCTGCGTCATGACGGGGCCTCGCCGTCACGGGTGATCCGGACCCGCGCGATCGTGTCGTTCGCGTGGGTAGTCGGGCCGCCGCTCGCCACCGCGTGCACCGGAGCGTTCGGAAACGGCTCCGCGCTGTGGCTGCTCGCTGGCATCGGGGTGGTCAACGTCGCAACCGCCCTGCTGCTCCACCGCGCCCGTCCCCGCGGCGCGAGCGAAGCGGGGCCGCAGGTTTCCCGTCCACCGATTCTCACTCAACTGCGCGGCTGGGGACGCTGGGGAACCGTCTCCGCGTTTCTCGTGCTCCAAGTGACCAACATCGCGACCGTGACAGTCACCACCCTGTTCGTCACTGTTCAGATGCACGCGCCGGTATTGTGGGCGGGCCTCATTCTCGGGGCGGCAGCTCTCATGGAGATCCCCGCGCTCCTGATCATCGGCCGAATCCACACGCGCATGGCCGCAAGAACCCTGATCCTCATCTCCTGTGTCGTGGGCGTCGCATACTATGCTCTCGCGGCTGGCGCCCAGAACACCTGGCAGCTCCTGATCCTGCAGCCGCTGAACGCATGGTTCTTCGCCACAGTTGCAGGCGTCGGACTGACGGTTTTCCAGGACGTCTTCCCGAGCCCGGGGCTGGCGTCCGGGCTGTTCGCCAATACCCGTCGCATCGGCGCGGTTCTCTCCGGCCTGCTCATCGCCGCCCTCGCAGTCTTCCCTGACACCTACCGGTCCGTCTACACGGCAGCTGCGATCCTCGTCACCGTCGCCCTCTTCGGCTACGCGGTAGCGGCTTACCCTCCTCGCGCGAACGCGACGGGCGCCGATGCGCAGTAG
- a CDS encoding CHY zinc finger protein: protein MSDARPRVLGSVVDQETRCIHYHTPLDVIAIKFACCQEFYPCHLCHAETADHDTEQWPIESRGEQAVLCGVCGRQLTVTEYLDTEACPACAAPFNPGCKLHTDFYFQT from the coding sequence ATGAGCGACGCACGGCCGCGCGTCCTCGGCTCCGTCGTCGATCAGGAGACGCGCTGCATCCATTACCACACGCCGCTCGACGTGATCGCGATCAAGTTCGCGTGCTGCCAGGAGTTCTACCCCTGCCACCTCTGCCACGCCGAGACCGCCGACCACGACACGGAACAATGGCCGATCGAATCTCGCGGCGAGCAGGCGGTGCTCTGCGGCGTCTGCGGACGCCAGCTGACCGTCACCGAATACCTCGACACAGAGGCCTGCCCGGCCTGCGCCGCACCCTTCAACCCGGGCTGCAAACTCCACACGGACTTCTACTTCCAGACCTGA
- a CDS encoding energy-coupling factor transporter transmembrane component T — MLTLYRPGNGRLHRMPAGPKVLLLLAVVLGVSLLPAVWWAAGAAAAVTILAYAMAGLGDGMRELGRQVRSVRWVVAITLAGQLVFLGPEQAVANASRVVAAVVIAALLVITTRVSALLHAVERGLHPLQRLRVDPQRVALLLTVTLNTIPVLARLAGEVRDAQRARGTRASLRLFVVPFLVVALKHADEFGDALTARGVR; from the coding sequence ATGCTGACCCTGTACCGTCCCGGCAACGGCCGGCTGCACCGCATGCCTGCCGGTCCCAAGGTTCTTCTCCTGCTTGCTGTCGTTCTCGGCGTTTCACTGCTCCCCGCGGTGTGGTGGGCGGCGGGGGCCGCTGCGGCGGTGACCATCCTCGCCTACGCCATGGCCGGTCTCGGTGACGGCATGCGCGAGCTCGGCCGTCAGGTGCGCAGCGTGCGCTGGGTCGTCGCGATCACCCTCGCCGGTCAGCTGGTGTTCCTCGGCCCGGAGCAAGCGGTCGCCAACGCCTCCCGGGTCGTCGCGGCGGTCGTGATCGCCGCACTGCTGGTCATCACGACGCGGGTGAGCGCACTGCTGCACGCAGTCGAGCGTGGCCTCCATCCCCTGCAGCGGCTTCGCGTCGATCCTCAACGGGTCGCCCTGCTGCTGACAGTGACATTGAACACCATCCCGGTGCTGGCTCGGCTCGCCGGCGAGGTCCGTGATGCCCAGCGTGCCCGCGGCACACGGGCCAGCCTGCGCTTGTTCGTCGTCCCCTTCCTCGTCGTGGCGCTCAAACACGCGGACGAGTTCGGAGACGCGCTCACCGCCCGGGGTGTGCGATGA
- a CDS encoding GlxA family transcriptional regulator — protein MTSSRNHRVGVLVLDGAKALDVGIAAHVFAKRPSMPYEVRVCGEHPGTVEGWNGLAYAVSHGLETLAWADTILVPGYRNPADTRTSPKVMEALRTAYARGARIAAISTGAFTLAAAKLLDGKRATTHWHYTHAMREKYPEIAVDENVLFVDAGQVLTSAGAASGIDLCLHLIRRDHGVGLANHVARRLVSAPYRSGGQAQYLPHSIPEPLGDAFAHTRAWALEHLRDDLTLTALARQANVSPRTFSRRFTADTGITPMQWVLRARVDHARELLERTDLTITQIAGAVGLGTDTNLRRHFGSIIGTSPSAYRQAFHE, from the coding sequence ATGACCTCCTCAAGGAACCACCGCGTCGGTGTTCTCGTCCTCGATGGTGCGAAGGCGCTCGATGTCGGGATCGCGGCCCACGTCTTCGCCAAACGACCGAGCATGCCGTACGAGGTTCGCGTCTGCGGTGAGCACCCCGGCACGGTCGAGGGCTGGAACGGACTGGCCTACGCCGTCAGCCACGGCCTCGAGACGCTCGCCTGGGCCGATACGATCCTCGTCCCCGGCTATCGGAACCCCGCCGATACTCGCACCTCACCCAAGGTCATGGAAGCGCTGCGCACCGCCTATGCCCGCGGAGCCCGGATCGCCGCGATCTCTACCGGAGCGTTCACCCTGGCGGCCGCGAAACTCCTCGACGGCAAGCGTGCCACCACGCATTGGCACTACACGCACGCTATGCGCGAGAAGTACCCCGAGATCGCTGTCGACGAGAACGTACTCTTCGTGGATGCCGGCCAGGTCCTCACGAGCGCAGGCGCTGCCAGCGGCATCGACCTCTGCCTGCACCTCATCCGCCGCGACCACGGCGTCGGACTCGCGAACCACGTCGCCCGCCGACTCGTGAGCGCACCGTACCGATCGGGTGGACAGGCCCAGTACCTCCCGCACAGCATCCCTGAACCGCTCGGCGACGCCTTCGCGCACACCCGCGCCTGGGCTCTCGAACACCTTCGTGACGACCTCACCCTGACCGCTCTTGCGAGGCAGGCCAACGTCTCGCCCCGTACCTTTTCCCGACGCTTCACCGCGGACACCGGTATCACCCCCATGCAATGGGTCCTCCGGGCGCGCGTCGACCACGCCCGAGAACTCCTGGAACGCACCGACCTCACCATCACCCAGATCGCTGGGGCCGTCGGTCTCGGAACCGACACCAACCTCCGCCGACACTTCGGCAGCATCATCGGAACTTCACCATCGGCCTACCGCCAGGCCTTTCACGAATAG
- a CDS encoding class I SAM-dependent methyltransferase, whose amino-acid sequence MPEKKNQTDPRSADGSAGDADYGVIGLDYARYRRPEPAFAAAIAAALGDARTLVNIGAGAGSYEPTDLDVTAVEPSAAMRAQRPVGSAAVVDAAAERMPFPNAAFDAALASFTVHQWRDLRAGLREARRVASGPVVILTCDPAALRSSWLNEYAPEVISTEAGRYPKVADIRSGLGGTVTVTALPIPLACTDGFSEAYYGRPEALLDAGARLANSAWSFVERTVGERFERTLRADLDSGAWDARHGRLRTQPFFDGSLRLIVGRP is encoded by the coding sequence ATGCCTGAAAAGAAGAATCAAACGGATCCGCGGAGCGCGGATGGCAGCGCCGGGGATGCCGACTACGGGGTCATCGGTCTCGACTACGCCCGATATCGGCGCCCTGAGCCAGCCTTCGCTGCGGCGATTGCAGCTGCCCTGGGCGACGCCAGAACGCTGGTGAACATCGGTGCCGGCGCCGGCTCCTACGAGCCCACGGACCTCGACGTCACCGCGGTCGAGCCCAGTGCCGCGATGCGAGCGCAGCGCCCTGTCGGCTCCGCTGCGGTCGTCGACGCGGCTGCCGAGCGGATGCCGTTCCCGAATGCTGCCTTCGACGCGGCCCTGGCCTCCTTCACCGTCCACCAATGGCGGGACCTGCGTGCAGGCCTGCGGGAGGCGCGGCGCGTGGCGAGCGGGCCGGTCGTAATCCTCACCTGCGATCCGGCGGCGTTGCGATCCTCGTGGCTGAACGAGTACGCGCCCGAGGTCATCTCGACCGAGGCAGGGCGATACCCAAAGGTTGCCGACATCCGCTCGGGCCTCGGCGGGACCGTCACGGTCACAGCGTTGCCAATCCCTCTCGCGTGCACCGACGGCTTCTCGGAGGCGTATTACGGTCGGCCCGAAGCGCTCCTGGACGCGGGCGCCCGCCTGGCGAACTCGGCTTGGAGCTTCGTGGAACGGACCGTCGGCGAACGGTTCGAGCGGACTCTCCGCGCCGATCTCGACAGCGGTGCGTGGGATGCCCGGCATGGTCGCCTGCGCACCCAGCCGTTCTTCGATGGATCGCTGCGCCTGATCGTGGGCCGCCCGTGA
- a CDS encoding MFS transporter, translated as MLTGFVLLVFCTGTAEYLVAGVLPQVAADLDVSVAVAGQTVTAYALGVAIGGPLVTVATARLPRKGLALSLGLLFVVGTILAAVAPGFVWLVVGRVVSACAQATLFAIALVTAAQAMGLARSGQAVAIVSSGLTVATMLGVPLGALLGGSTSWRVPFAIVAVVAALGVLLLAVAMPRTPAPQTGAGDEIRTLLRGPVLLAVATTVLGFAGVGMVFTYLVPLLTDVSGLAASLVPVLLLAYGAGGFAGNLIAGKLTDINLGATLRGVLVALVVTLAAFPLLASYPIPMVALTLVLGLLSTATIAPLQTLLLRHAGSAPSLALAVNVGAFNLANAIGSALGGIGVAVGLLRFGGFGGAVIALLGLLLAVLALHATPPAASTSFTQKEEHA; from the coding sequence GTGCTCACTGGCTTCGTGCTGTTGGTGTTCTGCACCGGCACGGCCGAGTACCTCGTCGCGGGGGTCCTTCCCCAGGTCGCAGCTGACCTGGACGTGAGTGTCGCTGTGGCGGGCCAGACGGTGACCGCGTACGCGCTGGGGGTGGCTATCGGCGGTCCGCTCGTCACGGTTGCCACAGCCCGACTGCCGCGCAAGGGGCTGGCGCTGAGTCTCGGGCTGCTCTTCGTCGTCGGGACGATCCTGGCCGCCGTCGCTCCAGGATTCGTCTGGCTGGTGGTAGGACGAGTGGTCTCTGCGTGCGCGCAGGCGACGCTGTTCGCGATCGCCCTGGTGACCGCTGCACAGGCAATGGGACTAGCACGCTCCGGGCAGGCTGTCGCGATCGTCTCCTCGGGGCTCACAGTCGCGACGATGTTAGGCGTCCCGTTGGGAGCGCTGCTGGGCGGAAGCACGAGCTGGCGTGTGCCGTTCGCGATCGTCGCTGTCGTCGCCGCCCTCGGTGTGCTGTTGTTGGCTGTCGCGATGCCGCGCACACCCGCACCGCAGACTGGGGCGGGCGACGAAATTCGGACATTGCTGCGCGGCCCCGTGCTTCTCGCAGTGGCCACGACGGTCCTCGGATTCGCCGGTGTCGGCATGGTCTTCACCTACCTCGTGCCCTTGCTGACCGATGTGAGCGGCCTCGCCGCGAGTCTCGTGCCGGTACTGCTGCTGGCATACGGCGCAGGGGGGTTCGCGGGGAACCTCATCGCCGGAAAGCTCACGGACATCAACCTCGGGGCGACACTGCGCGGCGTTCTTGTGGCGCTGGTGGTCACGCTGGCAGCGTTCCCGTTGCTGGCGTCCTACCCGATCCCGATGGTGGCACTCACTCTTGTGCTCGGCTTGCTATCCACCGCGACGATCGCCCCCCTGCAAACCCTGCTGCTACGCCACGCTGGCTCTGCGCCCAGTCTGGCCCTCGCCGTCAACGTCGGTGCGTTCAATCTCGCCAACGCCATCGGTTCCGCCCTGGGCGGCATCGGCGTCGCCGTCGGACTGCTGCGCTTCGGCGGGTTCGGCGGCGCCGTCATCGCGCTGCTCGGACTGCTGTTAGCCGTACTTGCCCTCCACGCGACTCCACCAGCGGCCTCCACTTCATTCACCCAGAAGGAAGAACACGCATGA
- a CDS encoding MerR family transcriptional regulator, which translates to MRIAEASVRTGISARLLRYYEDQGLLDPARNSSGYRDYSVDDLVAARRVRQLLNVGLSTATIGTVLPCLTERLGQLTPVCAELIDELRHEQDRIISAIDALTESRDAIGQVIAAGTPAA; encoded by the coding sequence ATGCGTATCGCCGAAGCGTCCGTACGCACCGGCATCTCCGCCCGCCTGCTGCGCTACTACGAGGATCAAGGCCTACTCGACCCAGCACGCAACAGCTCCGGCTATCGCGACTACTCCGTAGACGACCTCGTCGCTGCTCGCCGGGTCAGGCAACTCCTGAACGTCGGGCTGAGCACCGCCACCATTGGCACGGTGCTGCCCTGCCTCACCGAACGACTCGGGCAGCTCACCCCTGTCTGCGCGGAACTCATTGACGAACTCCGGCACGAACAAGACCGCATCATCTCTGCGATCGACGCGCTCACGGAATCCCGTGACGCCATTGGACAGGTCATCGCTGCCGGAACGCCAGCAGCTTGA